CAATTATCTTAATCATGTATTTCTTCATGATTAGGCCACAGCAGAAAAAACAAAAGGAAAGCAAAAAATTTATCGAAGAAATCAAAAAAGGTGATGCTGTTGTCACAATCGGAGGCCTACACGGAAAAGTGGCTAGCGTAGATGGTGATACAGTAATCCTTGAACTAGATAGAGGATTAAAAGTGACCGTTGAGAAATCAGCGATCTCTTTGGATTTCTCTAAAAAATCAACTTCAAGTAAATAAATTGAATTTTGCC
Above is a window of Algoriphagus machipongonensis DNA encoding:
- the yajC gene encoding preprotein translocase subunit YajC, producing the protein MISTILAQAAAGGGSGILGQVFLFGSIILIMYFFMIRPQQKKQKESKKFIEEIKKGDAVVTIGGLHGKVASVDGDTVILELDRGLKVTVEKSAISLDFSKKSTSSK